The following nucleotide sequence is from Carassius carassius chromosome 16, fCarCar2.1, whole genome shotgun sequence.
ATTTTTATCGCTGTCTTTTATGAAGTTTGTGGTTTGCGGAGACAATTCGCTAAGGTTGGTCTTAATAAAGAAACAACCATTTCTGTGAGCGGTGTTAGTTAGCATAACGCTAATGGCTTCAGGCAAATAGCTGTTTATGTATACAGCACATTCTGTAATACAATCTGAAAGCTCATATGCCATTTGAATGAAGTACCttctgcactgcaaaaaaaaaatcaatatctatctatctatctatctatctatctatctatctatctatctatctatctatctatctatctatctatctatctatctatctatctatctatctatctatctactcatGCCTGGATCAAAGCCAGTTCTGGAAACTGATCTCAGACCTGTGCTTATTTTTTCAGACGGGGTCACCAGCCAGAAGAGATGCAGACAGCCTCTCTGCCGCCCAGTTATGCTATGAAGCGCACTGGGACACGGAGAACAACAGCAGCTCAAGTGAGACGCCTGGTGGTTATTTAGCAGCCTAACGTTACTCTTGTGACATTTTACAACTTTGAAGAGATTTCTGAGCCTTTTACTGGCTTTGATATTCCAAATGTTCCCTTCTAATTGCTTAGTTATTTACACTCTTTAAATAAAGCTTCCTAAATGGGGTTTTTGCAACAATGCCATAGTGGACAACAGGGGTCTTCAAACCTGTTCCTGAAGGGCCTTAGAAGAACCATTTAGGTTCCACAAAAAATGGATGTGTATTCTAAAGAACTTTTTCAGAACCTTTTTTCATCCGAAATGTTCTATGGGTGTTAAAAGTTCtacatggaaccatcaatgccaattaAAAACGTTTATTTCTAAGTGTCTACTGTAGTAACCTGTTTATTTTCCTTTCACCATTTCTGTAGCTTTGACTTCCGATGGTTACCTCCGAGCAGACGGTCATCCTATAGGTAGCCGCGATTACGAGGAGCATCTGTATGTAAACACCCAGAATCTGGACAACATGGAGGCCTCAGTGGATGCCCGAGGAGGACGCAGATCTGAGAGTccaaagaaagacatttttgaTATGAGTGAGTGAGTCCATTACCAgagtgcgatttgtgaaaaaaacagagggggggattgttttgaaacattttaattcataaaaataaataatgagaacataaattagatgacgtcatgcgctaattagcatatttatgacgtaagtgcgtcgtattgtactgcctccctatgctcacatactgcaatttaatttagccatatAATTTAGttatcaataaaactgtttttattactatattttaatgtttctgttgtcagacaaaggaattaatattataatgcgACTCGTATAATtacacttcgacacggcattagatctggcttttgttcacacagcgctcgtcccgggtcgaacacggcaatgttactaggtccccgacccggggtTCAATgctggaatcaatcccgggacgtggttgctttcacacagaaggcgacctggcaatgttccggcaatgtTCCAGCAACATGCCAGGTCGGACaagcagtgtgaaaggggctagagaggcagagccagccaaagtagcgcattttaaaataaaattgactttaatcaaaccacagatccatgataagttttgtgatccgtctcaccactagtgtagtagcactgatcactttgaagGGGGGATAGATTTATCTCCACCGGGGATAAAATTAATTAAGCAGAGGCGGGGATAcgttgaccagaaagggggaaatcccacgcgtcccccccggcaaatcgcaccctgtcgATTACAGATGACTGTCTTATGATTATATAGGTTTGATGAATACGTTAACTACCATTCATACTGTTTCCAACCCAACAGGGCCATTTGAGGACGCCCTGCGTCTACACGAGGCTGGAGGAGTTTGTATATTGGAGGACAAGTGGCCCAGTCCACCGCGGCGCCGGGCCCCCGTCGCCCCCACGGAGGACCAGCTGCGGCGGGAGATGTGGTACCATGGCCGCATGAGCCGCAGGGACGCAGAGAATCTGCTGGGCCGAGATGGAGATTTCCTGGTGCGGGACAGCGCTACTAACCCGGGCCAGTATGTGCTGACTGGGATGCAGTGTGGGCTCCCCAAACATCTGCTGTTGGTGGATCCTGAAGGAGTGGTGAGTGGCGCTTCCAGCTCAGTTTTTATATTGTAGATTTTGATAAGGATCCAGTTTTATGTAAGAATTAGGTTTCTAAGAATTCATAAAGTAATCAATGAAACCCCCAAGTTCTCTTGAAAAGGAGGATTGGGGTATGTTGTACAGGTATGTGGAATCAAAGTATATTTCACTATTCATATGAAAGCAATCCAGGCCTTATTTGCCTGACAAGTTGTCTATTAATAATGTCTATTACTGATTTGCTTGATTGTCATAGTTCGGTAGatgataacaacaacaataataattaaagattatatttatatagcatacatttttttgaaaaaatacacaaaataaaaaaataaataaataagtgaaataaaacagataaaaaaattctaaaattatgttattattattatatatttaaaaataaatatttttatttgtatagaaatgttcataaataaaatgattcacaggacacaatataaaagtattttgataagtatattaaaatttaataattctacaaaaataattaaaaactaaacaaataagaaaaaaatattgaaatgagAATACAATACTATAAATTGTAATGCgttgtatattataatatataataatgttatttaaaaaaactgaagaaaataaCTACATAAATGTACAGATAAATATGCTAAAAATTTAAAAtaggaattattattaaaatgtcagtaataaaataaaaacggagattataataataatacttttcataataataataattattattattataaatgttagttggctaaaaaaactaaaaacttaacAAAAAAGGGATACAAttctaaaatgatttttattattattatgaacaataataaaattttaCACCGGCAAACCAATTATGAAAACACCCTTAAACCACATCAGTCTATATTTTCCTTATATGGCCTTCATTTCTTAATTCATTTTTGATTAGGTTCGGACTAAAGACATGCTTTTTGAGAGCATCAGCCACCTGATCAACTACCACCTGACTAACAAGCTGCCGATTGTTGCAGCAGAGAGCGAGTTACACCTCCAGCAGGTGGTCTGCAGAAAGCCCATATAGAGTACATGGTAAGAGGTTTGCTGCATTTGTCTACAGATTATCAAAGCTGTTTGGTTGGGGAATTCATAGCTtatgtattgtgttttttttagggTGCAAAGCTGTCCCCTGTGCTGCCAATCTAGAGGCCCCACACTATTGCCTTAAACAGACTCTGAGCTTCCACTGGGACTTGTGGGATATCGCTGTTCCTTAGGGACTGACCCCAAACAGCTTTCAGCATGTCTTGCTCAATCCACCCCTTCTTCAACAGAGGAGACCCGAATTGAGAGTTTGGCATTGGGAAATAAAGTGCTTGTGAACACTTTTTCCCAGGAGACTGTTCTTGGCATTGCCTGTCAGAAATGTGAACTTACTGTATGTAAAACACATGAGACTGATTCCCTTCTTTTACATCCATATGAGCGCTAAATGTGATGTATTCAGTAACCGTGGCTCTGATCTTCTCTGATGGTCACCTCTGAAACTCTGAACTTCATTGTGTTGTGCTTCCCAACAGTTTGCTGTCAGGATGCAGTATTCGTTAAGGTCGTTGTATAAAGCTCATAAGCTCTAATGCAGTCTTTTCAAATGCACATGTTTAATTTATGAACTCAGGACCAAACGTTTGGGTCATGCTCATGTGATATTGCCCTTTAGTGATTCAGACATCCATTATACTCCACAAATATTCCATTTCTCTTTTGTGTTTAGTCACAAACAAATACCCACAATGTGTACAGTTTTGTTTAAAGGTGCATTCGGTGGTTTTTTcgtgctcataaaaaaaaaacgtgatcaCATAAACAAAACATAAGTGTAAATTTGTGGGCAAAGAAGGTTTGCAAAATTTGGGAAATATTTCACCTAAAAGTGCgagacatttacaaaaaaatctgcCAATTTTAGTGGAATGGTGTGTGCATACCAAAAGCGACTCAAATATTTGCATCGTGTTACTCCCTCTAGATTACACAcagtatgttttatgttttacgtGTCATTAATGCGAATAAAATCATTGCAAAATGCTCTTTCTGATACAACTGGATGTGTCAGACTGGATTATTAACCGCTGATTGACTTGCGCGACAACGCAAATTTAGCTTTCCGGTTGAAATTTTTCAACTTGCACGGAAGACGCTATTGAGGCATATATTGCACGGTTCGTGGCAATCGCACCGCCTGAGAGAATCTGCTTCTATTgttgtctttgcattgactttgtatgtaatctactcatgCGAATAATACTCATGCTCACTTTTGGTCTGCACATACCATTACTTGAAAATTTCCCACTTGAgttgaaaatttaaatttttcaacTTAAGCGGAAAACACGATTGAGACAAATCGTGTTCACCGCGATTGCTTCGCTCATTTCACATCATTCGTAAATTTGCAAATCTGCATGTATTTGCTATTGACAATAGTAAATTTTCCCTCAAAAATGTTGATGCTAATTGCTAATGCATCCCTTGCTAACTTTATTATTGGACCCTAAAAAGTAAATTCTCATCAATCCTGTAGATACGCTAGTAGCGAAGTGTAGTCTGGTGATGTGAAAAACAAAATTAGACAATGAAACTCATTGCGCATTACCAGTGAAGATAGCAGGAGAATCTGTCCATGTACAactgaaaaaagacaaaagaaaagaaaaaaaaacaccacaaacatCGGTATGGCATACACAAGTAGAAAGATTTGATGATGCGAAAAAGCATTTGGCACCATGTGGCTTTGGTACTTAgtaaagtaaacaaaaaacagcaatGCTAACGCTAGCTAACTACTGAATGCACCTTTAAGGTCCTCATATGTATTATTACGCTGTTTATCTGGACACAAAAGTCAAccacaaacatttttatatatatatatatatatatatatatatatacacatttcaatAAATAGTTTGTAATGTCAAACCATCTTATTTCAACCTAAAAGCTGCTCTCTGGAGAAATGTCATCAACTGAAACCTGCctctataaatgtaaaaatattctgCTTGTATAAAAAGAAGAGTCTGGCTCACTACATTGTATAAAGAACCACATTTTTTTGTCTTACCCCACTATCCAAAAAGAATATTCCAGTgccttaaaagtttttattttttacttaaaaaatccTTTCACTTACTTGGGGTTTATACATCCTTTCTGCATCCTTGTTTGTGTTATTAAGATCTTGTATGCCAGCAGCTACATTTGGTATAGCATAGCACACTACTCTATTAGAATATGGCAGAAATAGAAAGAATAGCCAGGGCTTTTCTAGTTAGCATATTTCAATTAGAGTCAGATAGTAGATGCTGTAGCTACATCATTCGGGTCCAAAAAGCATCTTTATCCTCTGACAAGCATTTAAAAGTATCCATGAGTTTTTTGTAAACAACATATAAATCACAGATATTTTGAAACACATACTTACAAGGCTCTTGCTCCAGTCTAGCAACTGACATTGAGATAAATGTTAATGCTAACGGCTAACTGTCTCCAGGTATTCTAGACCTCATTGCCACCACGAAAACTACTTTACTTTCTCAGGATGTTGTTTCTCCATGCTCTGTTACTCTGATCTAAAAGCATTCTCAATAAAACTGAACAGCAAGGGAAAAGTTaatgtttggtttattttttaaagaaacagtaCTCCCAAAAGGCAAATGTTGCCATCATTGCCCATACGACTTGCAATGTTGGTCACAAGTCATAtggattattttatgatttttttgttatttttgagagcttgccattcaaatgtttgtggtcaggtttgatgcttttgaaagaagtctctaatgtaCAACAAGTATGCATTTGTTTGTTgctccagaatttttttttactattatcaatgatgaaaacagtcaTGCTatctaatatttctgtggaaaccatgatgcttCTTTCAGCACCCTTTGATAAttagaacattcaaaagagtggcatttatttaataacaaatacctTTCGTACCATAAATGACTTTTCTGTACCGTCCaccttcattgtatggaaaagagcagcttggacattctgccaagcatctcctttttttttaacagaagaaAAAATGAATACAGGTCCAACTGACTTAACAAAGTTGAATTTTACATGAAATATTACTCTGATTTTAAAAGGAAAAGAAACCTGTACTAACAGAAGTGCTCAGCTGTTTGTGATGAGAAAAAAATGCGTATTTTTAACACCACGGAAATTCATCATAACATACTTTTTTTCCACAAAGTAAATTTTGACATACAGTACTGTGAGAGGCCTGCAGAGAAAGTGTCAACCACACAGTTACAAAGAAAGGAACATCAGCAGCATTTCTCCGTTTATTGAAATGTGGTACAAAAGTATTTGTGTTGTCCCTCATAAATCATCACACACAGGAAATATAATCATCTCTATAATCATCTTCTCATCCACAGCTTCAGTGCCTCTTGTTGGCGGTACACAGTGGTGATATACTTCGGTTCAAGGGTACTTAAAGCAGTCACTTGAACTCTTTGTATTGCTGTCAGTTGCAAAGCACTAATTTTGACCTTTCTGTGTCATACGGAGGATTTGAAGCAAAAGTGCCTGAACCTCTTCATCCATCCGGCCCTGTTAAGCCATAAACAGTCACATAGGTATGTGTAACATAAGACGCTCCTGTAGATGTATGGTTGGGATTTGGGTCTCACCTGTACAGCAGCTAATAGATGAGAGCGATATACTGAAACGACAGTCTTGTGTTTGCGCTCCCAGTCCTGAGCACAAGATGAAAGGAAAGACTTTAGATGTGtgttattcatttaaaaacacacacttttaaaaataaaagctctttATTGGcaatccatggaatctttccatgcCGCAAAAGGTTCTCTagagtggaaaaaggttcttgagatcattaaaatgttcttcacactaagaacaaCATGGTTCTTTTCACTGAATGTTTTTTAGGGAAGCAAAATCGGTtcttctacactcttaaaaatgaaggttGCAAAAGGTGGTCTTCACAGCAATGCCACAGAATAACTTTTTTTGgatccccaaagaacctttcctTTAAAAGAACCTTTAGTTTCTTtatgtgaagaacatttaaaaaatctgaagAATTTTTGTTccactgtaaagaaccttttgagCAAGGTTCAAAGGATCTtacaggttcttcatggaaccatcagttatgcccataaagaacctttatttttaagtgtgtaaTTATCAATAGGCTGATAAAGCAAGGAGCGTTACGCTCACCTGGAGTTGCTGTGTTAATGCGGTTACACGGTTCTGCAGTGCTAACTGTTGTCCAGGTATCCCTGAGGACGGTGGCGATGGAGAACGTGCCAGTGGAGGAGTCAAAGCCCCCAGAGCCTCCTTCAGATGAAAAACTTCCTTAGACAACTCTGTGATCTGCAGGAAAGTGGTAAGAAACCGTAAAAAGAACGAAACAAATGCCCATATCATGGATTTTTGCATCATTCACAGTGATCTGTGATAATGGACAGGCACTAAAGGGTTATTTTGATGGAATTTACTGATGcacttctctgattggtggagttTTTTCCagaattatgggtaatgtagtttttcaccacTAATGAACATGCTTATGTACTGATGAccttaacaaatatatatagctTTGATTAAAAACTTTGTAGCTCACACTAGGTCTATCTTTATGGTTTATAAGCTGATAAAAATCAATTCTCCTATTGAAAAAATGAATGGCATTTTACTTCCAGAACCTGACTGCTGCACTCTATTCACAActcctctcctgtggcctcatgggatagttaAGTGTCCATTAGATGTGCACTTCAGAGTCTCACTGGAGAGATACTGTTTTATCAATACTGTTAATTCGGACATACTACAGATTGTATAGTATGGAAGTAGGCATATTCGGATACAGCCAAGCTTTTTTTCCCTCACACCTTGCGGTCTTTCTCTTTTATGAGCCCCTGCGAGTCTTGGATGTCCTGGTGCAGCTGTTGGATGTGGGTGGACTCGGCCTGAAGATCCTCCAGCTGCTTTTTAACTGCCTCCAGCTGGGATTCAGCCACCTGACGCTCGCTCTTATTAAATAAAGCCTCCCTCTGCACCTGGAAAACCTGCGGAaggagacttttttttaaataaaacttggcTTGTTTTTAACATGTGCAAATAGGTGGAGTGGAAACTGTCATAACATCAAGGACAACACACACCTCAGTGCAGGTCTTCTCGTGCTTGCGTGCTAGATCGGCTAATTGTGCCGTCAGAGTATTGATCTCAGCCTGAAGCGAGAGTCTCTGGGCCTCATTGTATTCTTTGGACACCAGTCCCTGTTCTAAAGCTTTCTGCGATCGCAGCTCTTTCAGTTCCGTCTCTTTTACACTCAGGGACTCCTGAGCCGCTCTTGCACTCTGCAGACTCTCTTCCAGAAAGCGCTCTAGCTCTGTCTGAAGTGAGGAAGAATCAAGCTCAGAAACCATAAGAGTGTCCAAACCTGCTCCTAGTGGGACAATGTCCTGCAGAACTTAACTCCAACTTGCCCTTACTccttaattagggttggagctaaattctgcaggacagtggccctccaggaccaggaATGGACACCACTTTTCTATGCATAGGGGAAAAAGCATTTCTGTAGTATATTATTCTTTATTCAAATGCGTGTTTTAATTGAATCAAAGTGCTttgtgaataattttgattgAGTCATTAAAAGGTTTCATTCGCAGATTGTACAATGCGACATTTTCCCAATTGTAACTTACTTTGACTTTATCATGTTCTTCCTTGCTAACCGAGTCTTTTTGCACAGCCTGCAGCTCGGACTCCAGTCTGGCGATCTCAGTTTGAGCTTGCTCACGCAGTGCCCGCTCTGCTTGGAGCTCTTTTTCTGTTTGCGCTAACTTCTGGGCTATTGCGGAGAGCACCTCCTGGTGTTTCAATAATGGTACTGCATCTCTCAGCTGTAGTGCATCCTGAGCTCGGCTTTCTCTCTCGGCACAAAGGCTGTCCAGAGCTTGTGCTGCCTCTTGCCTTGCAACTTCCAGCTCCTCCTGTATCGCCGCTAAGGTCCGTCCGCCTGGCGACAGGTGCAGggagtgctctgattggtcaaaaatgtgatttatttttaaaggcaGGAATCAAATGGTTATTTCGGAGAGTCTCAGAGGGACAACAAGTGCACTCACCAGATGCAATGGAAACCTCCGAGCTCTCGGAAGGGTCCTCGTCGTCTTCATCTTCACCAATCTGGGATGGAGGGCGGAGCCTTTCCAGCTCCAGTAAGGCTTGGTTGAGTCGGGTAGCCACTTCGGCTCGTTCTTGAGCTAGCTGGTTAAGCTGAAGACCCAAAGTGACCTGAACCTCCTCAAACTGACCTCGAGGGACGCTCTCCTTCAACAGCTGCTCAAGTTCTTCCACCCGTGCCTGCAACCTGTTCACCGGCGCTCCCTCGCCCTCCTTGTGCCCTGCTGTCTTGCATTGCTCCAGGGCTTTTTCCAGCTCTTCCACCCGCTTTTTAAGATTCACAACTGTCTTgttctcctcctctccctcttctcCTTTCTCTTTATCCTGCAGATCTGCCTCAAGTTCAATCACCCTCTGTTTCAGCTGTTGGATGGTGTCATTGTCACCTTCACTAAGCCCCTCCCCATCTGTCTTTTTGCTAGCTAGCTCTGCCTCGAACTCCTGCTGGTTCTCCAGACTTGCCCCTTCCTCAGGGAACTTGGAGCCCCCTTCAGGCTTCGCTCCTGGTTCCTCCAGTGAATAGACCCCCAGACGCATCTGTTCTTTGAGTTCCCCTAACTCGGCCTGGGCTTGGGCCAGCTGTTCCTCCAGAGCTTTTTGATCTTTCTCCTCTTTCTCCTCAGATCTAAGGAAAGCAACCGTTAGGAAAGCACATTTTTTAATTACTCAACAGGTTTCATATGTGCATAAGTGACTGATATTAGTTTAGATTAGGTAAGTTCCAGTTTCAACTCCAACAACTTCCTAGTAATAGAGGTAAGAAATACCAGAGGCTAATAATATCACAATACTTAAGCcatgaaattatattattgtgtaatttatattttcaactgCAGAATGTCAAGCAGACCGACTGACCAACATTGTTATAAAAAAACTCTCAATTGCATGCACCAGTATTGGCACAAaatgttttagattttattattcagaaccaaaatgtttcatatttgctattgtataataaaatattgatactTGGAATTCATGTATTGACACAATGTCGCCAAGCAAAATAATGTGATACTATAACATACTGATTTTGGTTATGGTTACGTTTcctaattttcatttacataggtttatgtatttttttttttaggtaagtgTACATTTTCTATCAATAGTGAAagattttttgttcattttgaggAAAGATTGTGTAAAATTAGGATTTACATTCTTTGCAGTTTTGCAATATAGCTGAATTctgcaaagacaaaaaaaaaaaaataataataataattattattattatttcagacaAAAATGCACCAAATGAATAGATACAGACAACATATACAGTAAAGTAAGTGCTTTCTGAATCATATCAAGAAAAGATTGACAAAATATTAGTCTGATCTAATTTTAACCATATTACCCAGGATCCTCTGCGACGCTTGAGGCTTCAGTTGAAGCCTGGGCTCTTGAGTATTTCTCCTGTAGTTCCTCAAACTCTCTCCTTAAAGATTCATACTGCGCAGTGGGAAAAAAATCTGGGCCCGAGCCTTGCATATCCGTGTCATCCTTCTCAAACATTTCCAGCATCTGCAGATCACAACACAATAGAGATAAAAATATTGCaataattaagatatttattGGTTTTCTCTTTTAAAGACTGCACATGTAGTTGCCATATGTTGCCTCAGCCATTATCCTCATAGCGTTCTTTGATCTGTTTGTTTAACCCTGGACTTCAATCAAAATACAACCCAGTTTCGGAGGACCTTGCCAAACATGGCTGATTTATGTCAAATGTGCAGTTTTAAGTAATATATTTGCTACAAACACTTTCTACTAAGCTCATCTGAACAAGAAAACATGAGTTTGCCGCACATGTTCCCCTAACATTTTCCACAAGGGCTTTGTAAGTGGAATGCATTATTAGCACTTCACATACATGCCATGCTATTTTTACCAGAATGCAGTACCACACTGATCTGATCAGTGCTATTATAATGTCAGCTGTGATTTAGCTTTATAAATAAGCACTCTGTAATTAGGAATTGTGTGTCAAAGTATAATCTCAAAATGACTGAAACATCATTTATACAACCAACTAGTAATATGGTTTAAGGTTTATCACTTTTGaggtggcgctgttatcaaattgatgtagtgtgatcagtgtgaggtgacaatggcacaTACAAAATTTGGTGTAAATATGTCGAAGCTTTGATGAGATACAGCTTC
It contains:
- the ankrd24 gene encoding ankyrin repeat domain-containing protein 24 isoform X3, which gives rise to MKTLKAKFKKSESQDWSKTDDRLLQAVEQNDPEKVATLLVKKALCPSKLDSEGKSAFHLCASRGRLECLEVILSHGVDISVTDGTGFNALHLAAKNGQSDCLKRLLQERMPVEATDSFGRTSLHHAAVSGCLSCTEILWDFKANLDVQDGDGSTPLILSAQMSRVELCAFLLERGANPNIQDSQGRSALMLACESDSMETVEVLLKGGANPHLTDALGHNSAHYSITAGNHNITQLLQNIGVSAATEGSSEEVTAPPPNPPSSGTTPRKRKAPPPPKSPAQTAQARLSPPNHLTHRAPPCLLLPPGPNFPHLRTLWRTRKSLKRSVSSGWREVVCCRKSRFWSSRRAAPPQPWRRTKKLIQVWNNSWLNSLRERLREVEAERDRLLAELEELRAAQVSGVTCDSEDTEDSDDMLDFPGAEKLLSKQSRGLDADSPAEGASQENPAIVELLRRKVEELTNQNADLVLKVQMLEMFEKDDTDMQGSGPDFFPTAQYESLRREFEELQEKYSRAQASTEASSVAEDPGSEEKEEKDQKALEEQLAQAQAELGELKEQMRLGVYSLEEPGAKPEGGSKFPEEGASLENQQEFEAELASKKTDGEGLSEGDNDTIQQLKQRVIELEADLQDKEKGEEGEEENKTVVNLKKRVEELEKALEQCKTAGHKEGEGAPVNRLQARVEELEQLLKESVPRGQFEEVQVTLGLQLNQLAQERAEVATRLNQALLELERLRPPSQIGEDEDDEDPSESSEVSIASEHSLHLSPGGRTLAAIQEELEVARQEAAQALDSLCAERESRAQDALQLRDAVPLLKHQEVLSAIAQKLAQTEKELQAERALREQAQTEIARLESELQAVQKDSVSKEEHDKVKTELERFLEESLQSARAAQESLSVKETELKELRSQKALEQGLVSKEYNEAQRLSLQAEINTLTAQLADLARKHEKTCTEVFQVQREALFNKSERQVAESQLEAVKKQLEDLQAESTHIQQLHQDIQDSQGLIKEKDRKITELSKEVFHLKEALGALTPPLARSPSPPSSGIPGQQLALQNRVTALTQQLQDWERKHKTVVSVYRSHLLAAVQGRMDEEVQALLLQILRMTQKGQN
- the ankrd24 gene encoding ankyrin repeat domain-containing protein 24 isoform X1, with the protein product MDPHVIFSPMKSFCMCYGVITSQDWSKTDDRLLQAVEQNDPEKVATLLVKKALCPSKLDSEGKSAFHLCASRGRLECLEVILSHGVDISVTDGTGFNALHLAAKNGQSDCLKRLLQERMPVEATDSFGRTSLHHAAVSGCLSCTEILWDFKANLDVQDGDGSTPLILSAQMSRVELCAFLLERGANPNIQDSQGRSALMLACESDSMETVEVLLKGGANPHLTDALGHNSAHYSITAGNHNITQLLQNIGVSAATEGSSEEVTAPPPNPPSSGTTPRKRKAPPPPKSPAQTAQARLSPPNHLTHRAPPCLLLPPGPNFPHLRTLWRTRKSLKRSVSSGWREVVCCRKSRFWSSRRAAPPQPWRRTKKLIQVWNNSWLNSLRERLREVEAERDRLLAELEELRAAQVSGVTCDSEDTEDSDDMLDFPGAEKLLSKQSRGLDADSPAEGASQENPAIVELLRRKVEELTNQNADLVLKVQMLEMFEKDDTDMQGSGPDFFPTAQYESLRREFEELQEKYSRAQASTEASSVAEDPGSEEKEEKDQKALEEQLAQAQAELGELKEQMRLGVYSLEEPGAKPEGGSKFPEEGASLENQQEFEAELASKKTDGEGLSEGDNDTIQQLKQRVIELEADLQDKEKGEEGEEENKTVVNLKKRVEELEKALEQCKTAGHKEGEGAPVNRLQARVEELEQLLKESVPRGQFEEVQVTLGLQLNQLAQERAEVATRLNQALLELERLRPPSQIGEDEDDEDPSESSEVSIASEHSLHLSPGGRTLAAIQEELEVARQEAAQALDSLCAERESRAQDALQLRDAVPLLKHQEVLSAIAQKLAQTEKELQAERALREQAQTEIARLESELQAVQKDSVSKEEHDKVKTELERFLEESLQSARAAQESLSVKETELKELRSQKALEQGLVSKEYNEAQRLSLQAEINTLTAQLADLARKHEKTCTEVFQVQREALFNKSERQVAESQLEAVKKQLEDLQAESTHIQQLHQDIQDSQGLIKEKDRKITELSKEVFHLKEALGALTPPLARSPSPPSSGIPGQQLALQNRVTALTQQLQDWERKHKTVVSVYRSHLLAAVQGRMDEEVQALLLQILRMTQKGQN
- the ankrd24 gene encoding ankyrin repeat domain-containing protein 24 isoform X2, which produces MDPHVIFSPMKSFCMCYGVITSQDWSKTDDRLLQAVEQNDPEKVATLLVKKALCPSKLDSEGKSAFHLCASRGRLECLEVILSHGVDISVTDGTGFNALHLAAKNGQSDCLKRLLQERMPVEATDSFGRTSLHHAAVSGCLSCTEILWDFKANLDVQDGDGSTPLILSAQMSRVELCAFLLERGANPNIQDSQGRSALMLACESDSMETVEVLLKGGANPHLTDALGHNSAHYSITAGNHNITQLLQNIGVSAATEGSSEEVTAPPPNPPSSGTTPRKRKAPPPPKSPAQAPPPSSDGSSTPVPTQSPDSQSPALPSPAPRTQLPPSENLVEDEEVFEEIRKLRLERGRLLQKIKVLEQQKSSATTALEELNSLRERLREVEAERDRLLAELEELRAAQVSGVTCDSEDTEDSDDMLDFPGAEKLLSKQSRGLDADSPAEGASQENPAIVELLRRKVEELTNQNADLVLKVQMLEMFEKDDTDMQGSGPDFFPTAQYESLRREFEELQEKYSRAQASTEASSVAEDPGSEEKEEKDQKALEEQLAQAQAELGELKEQMRLGVYSLEEPGAKPEGGSKFPEEGASLENQQEFEAELASKKTDGEGLSEGDNDTIQQLKQRVIELEADLQDKEKGEEGEEENKTVVNLKKRVEELEKALEQCKTAGHKEGEGAPVNRLQARVEELEQLLKESVPRGQFEEVQVTLGLQLNQLAQERAEVATRLNQALLELERLRPPSQIGEDEDDEDPSESSEVSIASEHSLHLSPGGRTLAAIQEELEVARQEAAQALDSLCAERESRAQDALQLRDAVPLLKHQEVLSAIAQKLAQTEKELQAERALREQAQTEIARLESELQAVQKDSVSKEEHDKVKTELERFLEESLQSARAAQESLSVKETELKELRSQKALEQGLVSKEYNEAQRLSLQAEINTLTAQLADLARKHEKTCTEVFQVQREALFNKSERQVAESQLEAVKKQLEDLQAESTHIQQLHQDIQDSQGLIKEKDRKITELSKEVFHLKEALGALTPPLARSPSPPSSGIPGQQLALQNRVTALTQQLQDWERKHKTVVSVYRSHLLAAVQGRMDEEVQALLLQILRMTQKGQN